One Micropterus dolomieu isolate WLL.071019.BEF.003 ecotype Adirondacks linkage group LG23, ASM2129224v1, whole genome shotgun sequence DNA window includes the following coding sequences:
- the supt6h gene encoding transcription elongation factor SPT6: MSDFIDSEAEESEEEFEEKDLKPKKAQRFMEEDDEEEEENTEDQDEQGNLRGLIDDGDEEEGEEEEGAQGSPSGGGSDSEEEVRHRRKKRRHDDYLDDDDLDLIEENLGVKVKRRKKKYDRVKTLDDDEEDDDEKDLIADEIFHGDAEGDLEDGEAVDEPLQHADDDEEGEDEESDIDDFIVDDDGQPITKKRGKKFSGYTDAALQEAQEIFGGDFDFADFDADAYDQGEEEEEDQDEEGWDRPKKQTKRRQGRKSIFEIYEPSELESSHMTDQDNEIRTTDMPERFQLRSIPVKPAEDDELEEEAEWIFRHGFSTLTISMQESTDYLDRGTTTNFSRKGPSTIAKIKEALNFMRNQQFEVPFIAFYRKEYVEPELNINDLWKVWQWDEKWTQLKTRKQNLTRLFQKMQSYQFEQISADPDKPLADGIRPLDTADMERLKDVQTLEELGDVYNHFLLYYGRDIPKMQNAAKNNKKRLKKIKEVSEDGEEEELEVEQEEEEQKGPDLKLASRRDMYSICQSVGLDGLAKKFGLTPEQFGENLRDSYQRHETEQFPAEPIELAKDYVCSQFATPEAVLEGTRYMVAMQIAREPLVRHVLRQTFQERAKINIKPTKKGKKEIDEAHFAYSFKYLKNKPVKELNGEQFLKMCLAEDEGLLTIDICIDLIGVKGYAGDQTYFDEIKQFYYRDEFSHQVQEWNRQRTLAIERALNQFLYPQMAKELKSKLIAEAKESIVRSCCRRLYNWLKVAPYRPDQQVEEDDDLMDESQSKGIRVLGVAYAPSRDTPVFCALINGEGEVVDFLRLPYFMKRRNAFREDEREKKAHDIENLKKFLSSKKPHVVAVAGENRDAQMIMEDIKRTISELEQESSLPAVGVELIDNELATLYMNSKKSEVDFRDYPPLLRQAVSIARKIQDPLIEYAQVCSSDDDILCLKLHPLQEHVVKEDLLSALYCEFINRVNEVGVDVNKAIAHPHTQSLVQYVCGLGPRKGSHLLKILKQNNTRLENRTQLVTMCHMGPKVFINCAGFIKIDTASLGDSTDSYIEVLDGSRVHPETYEWARKMAVDALEYDESAEDANPAGALEEILENPERLKDLDLDAFAEELERQGYGNKGITLYDIRAELSCRYKDLRVVYRVPNTEEVFNLLTKETPETFYIGKLITSVVTGIAHRRPQGESYDQAIRNDATGLWQCPFCQQDNFPELSEVWNHFDSGSCPGQAIGVRSRLDNGVQGFIPTKFLSDKVVKHPEERVKVGMTVHCRIMKIDIEKFSVDLTCRTSDLMDKANEWKLPKDSYYDFDTESEDQKLEEELKKKQQRTPYIKRVIAHPNFHNISFNQAEKMMETLDQGDLIIRPSSKGENHLTVTWKVADGIYQHVDVREEGKENAFSLGHTLWINNEEFEDLDEITARYIQPMASFARDLLGHKYFQECNGGSKEKMEELLVRTKREKPTFIPYFISACKDLPGKFILGYQPRGKPRVEFVTITPDGFRYRSQIFPTVNGLFRWFKDHYQEPVPGITPSNSSRTRTPASLNATPANINIADLTRAVNALPRNMTSQMFSAIAAVTGQGQNPNTTPAQWSSSQYGYGGSSGGGGGSSSAYHVFATPQQPIATPLMTPSYSYTTPSQQALGTPQYPGSTPQSSHSHAHGHTHGGHPSHHGHQGHHSSHHGHSSGTPSSSTSSRGRTPQQQQPQPKASGSSASAVDWGKMAEQWLKEKEAEGRKKTQRMTPRPSPSPMIESTPMSIAGDATPLLDEMDR, translated from the exons CAGAGGTTTATGGAGGAAGACG atgaagaggaagaagagaacacAGAGGACCAGGATGAACAAGGAAATTTACGCGGACTCATTGATGATGGAGacgaggaggagggggaggaggaggaaggagctCAAGGGAGTCCGAGTGGAGGGGGGAGTGACTCAGAGGAGGAAGTGAGGCATAGACGTAAAAAGCGCA GGCATGATGACTACCTGGATGATGATGATCTTGACCTAATTGAAGAAAACTTGGGTGTTAAAGTGAAAAGGAGG aagaagaaatatgACCGTGTAAAAACACTTGACGACGACGAAGAAGATGACGACGAGAAGGATTTGATTGCAGATGAGATTTTTCACGGTGATGCAGAGGGCGATCTGGAGGATGGCGAGGCTGTCGATGAGCCTCTCCAACATGCAGATGACGACGAAGAAGGGGAGGACGAGGAGTCAG ATATAGACGATTTTATTGTGGATGATGATGGGCAACCTATCACCAAAAAGAGGGGCAAGAAGTTCTCAGGATACACAGATGC AGCCCTCCAGGAGGCCCAAGAAATCTTTGGTGGCGACTTCGACTTTGCCGACTTTGACGCAGACGCTTACGAtcagggtgaggaggaggaagaggaccaGGATGAAGAGGGCTGGGACCGACCCAAGAAACAGACCAAGAGGAGGCAAGGGAGGAAGAGCATCTTTGAGATCTACGAGCCCAGTGAGCTGGAAAGTAGTCACATGACTGACCAAGACAATGAGATCCGCACGACTGACATGCCTGAGAGgttccag TTACGGTCCATCCCTGTTAAACCTGCTGAGGATGATGAGCTTGAAGAGGAAGCAGAATGGATCTTCAGACATGGCTTCTCTACTCTTACTATCTCCATGCAG GAGAGCACAGATTATCTAGACAGGGGGACGACCACAAACTTCAGCAGAAAAGGCCCCAGCACAATTGCGAAGATCAAAGAGGCCCTCAATTTCATGAGGAATCAACAGTTTGAG gttCCATTCATAGCTTTCTACAGGAAAGAATATGTCGAGCCAGAGCTAAACATCAATGACCTGTGGAAGGTGTGGCAGTGGGATGAAAAG TGGACTCAGCTGAAGACCCGGAAGCAGAACCTGACCCGTCTGTTTCAGAAGATGCAGTCCTACCAGTTTGAGCAGATCTCAGCTGACCCTGACAAACCTTTGGCTGACGGCATCCGTCCTCTGGACACCGCTGACATGGAGAG GCTGAAAGATGTGCAGACCCTTGAAGAGCTGGGTGACGTGTACAATCACTTCCTGCTCTACTATGGCCGAGACATCCCCAAAATGCAGAATGCcgcaaaaaacaacaagaagagGCTGAAAAAGATCAAAGAAGTGTCAGAGGATG GTGAAGAAGAGGAATTGGaggtagaacaagaagaagaagaacagaaagGTCCTGACCTCAAGCTGGCGTCTCGCAGAGATATGTACAGTATCTGCCAGAGCGTTGGACTTG ATGGCTTGGCTAAAAAGTTTGGGTTAACTCCAGAGCAGTTTGGAGAAAATCTGAGAGACAGTTACCAGCGTCACGAGACGGAGCAGTTTCCTGCCGAGCCCATAGAGCTGGCCAAAGACTATGTTTGCAGTCAGTTTGCCACTCCCGAGGCAGTGCTGGAGGGAACaaggtacatggtggccatgcAAATTGCTCGTGAACCTCTGGTCAGACACGTTCTCCGGCAGACCTTTCAGGAGAGGGCCAAGATCAACATCAAGCCTACAAAGAAGGGCAAAAAG GAGATAGACGAGGCTCATTTCGCCTACTCCTTCAAGTATCTTAAGAACAAGCCAGTAAAAGAGTTGAATGGGGAGCAGTTCTTGAAGATGTGCCTGGCAGAGGACGAGGGACTCCTTACCATTGACATCTGTATAGACCTTATAGGGGTGAAAGG ATATGCCGGAGACCAGACATACTTTGATGAGATCAAACAGTTCTACTACAGGGATGAGTTCAGTCACCAGGTGCAAGAGTGGAACAGGCAGCGAACTTTAGCCATAGAAAGAGCTCTGAATCAGTTCCTGTACCCGCAGATGGCCAAGGAGCTTAAGAGCAAACTGATCGCTGAGGCCAAAGAGAGCATTGTCAGG TCCTGCTGTCGTCGGTTGTATAACTGGCTTAAGGTGGCTCCTTATAGGCCAGATCAGCAGGTTGAGGAAGACGATGATCTGATGGATGAGAGTCAAAGCAAAGGCATTCGGGTGCTGGGTGTAGCCTATGCCCCCAGCAG AGACACACCGGTTTTCTGTGCTCTGATCAACGGGGAAGGAGAGGTGGTAGACTTCTTGCGTCTGCCCTACTTCATGAAGAGGAGGAATGCCTTTagggaggatgagagagagaagaag GCACACGACATTGAAAATCTCAAGAAGTTTCTGTCCAGCAAGAAACCTCATGTGGTAGCTGTCGCCGGGGAAAACCG AGATGCCCAAATGATAATGGAGGACATCAAGAGGACTATCAGTGAGCTTGAGCAGGAGTCCTCTTTGCCCGCTGTTGGAGTGGAACTCATTGACAATGAATTGGCCACACTGTACATGAACAGCAAGAAGTCTGAG GTTGATTTCAGAGATTACCCTCCCTTGCTGCGACAGGCCGTGTCGATTGCCAGGAAGATCCAGGATCCCCTGATAGAGTATGCACAGGTTTGCAGCTCAGATGACGATATTCTTTGCCTCAAACTACACCCGCTACAG GAACATGTGGTGAAGGAGGATTTGCTCAGTGCTCTTTACTGTGAATTCATCAACCGTGTCAATGAGGTTGGAGTAGATGTGAACAAAGCCATTGCCCATCCTCACACTCAGAGCCTGGTCCAGTATGTCTGCGGTCTGGGTCCAAGGAAGGGCTCCCACCTGCTGAAG ATTCTGAAGCAGAACAACACTCGTCTGGAAAACAGAACCCAGCTGGTCACAATGTGTCACATGGGACCCAAGGTCTTTATAAACTGTGCCGGTTTCATCAAGATTGACACCGCATCGCTTGGAGACAG TACGGACTCCTACATCGAGGTTCTGGATGGGTCTCGTGTCCACCCTGAGACATACGAGTGGGCTCGCAAAATGGCCGTGGACGCCCTCGAGTATGATGAGTCGGCAGAAGACGCCAACCCAGCCGGAGCTCTGGAGGAGATCTTGGAAAATCCAGAACGTCTCAAAGACCTGGACTTGGATGCCTTTGCTGAAGAGCTTGAGAGACAG GGTTACGGCAACAAGGGGATTACTCTGTACGATATCCGTGCAGAGCTGAGCTGCAGATACAAAGACCTGAGAGTTGTCTACAGAGTCCCCAACACAGAGGAAGTCTTCAACCTGCTCACCAAGGAGACTCCAGAGACCTTTTATATTG GTAAGCTGATCACCAGTGTAGTGACTGGTATTGCTCACCGGAGGCCTCAAGGAGAGAGCTACGACCAGGCCATCCGTAATGATGCTACAGGGCTATGGCAGTGTCCCTTCTGCCAGCAGGACAACTTTCCTGAACTCAGCGAG GTGTGGAACCACTTTGACAGCGGTTCTTGTCCAGGTCAGGCCATTGGGGTGCGGTCCAGATTGGATAACGGCGTCCAGGGATTCATTCCCACCAAGTTTCTCAGTGACAAAGTGGTCAAACACCCGGAAGAGAGGGTCAAG GTGGGCATGACCGTTCACTGCCGCATCATGAAAATTGACATTGAGAAATTCAGCGTCGATCTCACGTGCCGCACCTCAGATTTGATGGACAAGGCCAATGAGTGGAAGCTCCCCAAGGACAGCTACTATGACTTTGACACAGAGTCCGAAGATCAAAAACTAGAGGAAGAGCTCAAAAAGAAACAACAGCGAACAC caTATATAAAGCGTGTGATCGCCCATCCCAACTTCCACAATATCAGTTTCAACCAGGCAGAGAAGATGATGGAGACCCTGGACCAGGGAGACTTGATCATCAGACCCAGCAGCAAGGGAGAGAACCACCTCACAGTCACCTGGAAA GTGGCTGATGGTATCTACCAGCACGTGGATGTGAGAGAAGAGGGCAAAGAGAACGCATTCAGCTTAGGGCACACTCTTTGGATCAATAAtgaa GAGTTTGAAGATCTGGATGAAATCACTGCTCGGTACATTCAGCCAATGGCGTCATTTGCCCGAGATCTGCTGGGGCATAAGTACTTCCAGGAGTGCAACGGGGGAAGCAAGGAG AAAATGGAGGAGTTATTGGTCAGGACAAAGAGGGAAAAGCCCACTTTTATTCCGTACTTTATTTCGGCATGTAAAGATCTGCCAGGAAAATTCATACTGGGCTACCAACCTCGTGGAAAACCACG tGTTGAGTTTGTGACCATCACCCCGGATGGCTTCCGTTACCGTTCACAGATATTCCCTACAGTGAATGGACTATTCCGTTGGTTTAAGGACCATTACCAAGAGCCTGTGCCAG GCATCACTCCCAGCAACAGCAGCCGAACAAGGACGCCTGCATCCCTGAATGCCACCCCTGCCAATATCAACATCGCAG ACTTGACGCGCGCTGTCAACGCCCTCCCACGCAACATGACCTCTCAGATGTTCAGTGCCATCGCTGCAGTCACAGGCCAGGGCCAGAACCCAAACACCACCCCTGCACAGTGGAGCTCCAGCCAGTACGGCTACGGTGGCagctcaggaggaggaggagggagttcCTCTGCTTATCAT GTATTTGCCACACCTCAGCAGCCCATTGCGACGCCCCTGATGACGCCCAGCTACTCCTACACCACACCGAGCCAGCAGGCCCTGGGCACACCGCAGTACCCCGGCTCAACCCCGCAGTCCTCACACTCTCACGCACACGGCCACACACACGGAGGCCACCCGTCGCACCACGGACATCAAGGCCATCACAGCAGCCACCACGGCCACTCGTCCGGCACGCCGTCATCCTCCACATCATCCAGAGGACGGActccgcagcagcagcagccgcagccAAA GGCCAGTGGCAGCAGCGCCTCCGCAGTGGACTGGGGCAAGATGGCGGAGCAATGGCTGAAGGAGAAAGAAGCGGAGGGTCGGAAGAAAACACAGAGGATGACGCCACGACCGTCACCCAGCCCCATGATAGAGAGCACGCCCATGTCGATCGCCGGAGACGCCACACCCCTGCTGGACGAAATGGACCGATAG